The Patescibacteria group bacterium region CCCTGGATCGCTTCCTTAACGCCTTTTTCAATCGCCGGGATAAATTCACGTGGAATGACGCCACCTTTAACTTCATCGACAAACTCATAACCCTTGCCCTGCTCTTGCGGTTCAACTCGCAAATAACAATGCCCGTATTGGCCGCGACCGCCAGATTGCTTAGCATATTTATGCTCGGCTTGAGCCGTGGTCTTAATAGTTTCACGATATGATACTTGAGGCTTGCCGACATTAGCTTCGACGCCGAATTCCCTCTTCATGCGGTCGACGATAATTTCTAAGTGTAATTCACCCATACCAGAAATCAAAACTTGGTTAGTTTCTTCATCGGTTTCAACCCTAAAAGTTGGGTCTTCTTCGGCTAAACGTGATAGGGCTACGCCCATCTTTTCTTGGTCAGCCTTAGTCTTCGGTTCAACCGCGATCTTGATAACCGGTTCCGGGAAAGTAATAGATTCAAGTAACAAAGGATTACTCTCATCGCATAAAGTGTTGCCGGTAGTAGTATTTTTCAAACCGATAATAGCGGCGATATCGCCCGCATAAATCTCTTTAATTTCTTCCCGATGATTGGCATGCATACGGACCAAACGACCGATACGCTCTTTATTGCCGGTAGATGAATTAATGATATAGGAGCCAGCTCTTAAAACGCCCTGGTAAACACGAACAAAACATAGTTTGCCGACAAAAGGATCAGTCGCGATCTTGAAAGCTAAACCAGCAAAAGAAGCGTTATCATCTGATTTGATCGGATATTTCTTTTCCGGGTCGCGTACGTCAGTCGCTTCAATTTCCGGAATGTCTAAAGGTGAAGGCAAAAACTCGCAAACTGCATCCAAAACCAATTGGACGCCGATATTCTGCAGAGCGGTCCCACATAAAACTGGATAAATCTGGTTGGCGATGACGCCTTTTCTGATAGCGGCGCGATATTCCTCTTCAGAAATAGCTTCGCCGTTTAAATACTTCTCAGTCAAAACTTCGTCGCATTCAGCTACTTTTTCCACCATGATATTGTGGTATTCATTAACTTTAGCGACCATATCTTCTGGAATAGCGATTTCTTCAATCTTCTCACCGAAATTACCCGAGAATTTATAGGCTTTTTTGGTTAATAAATCGATTACGCCGCTTAATTCAGATTCAGCCCCGATCGGTAATTGGATAGCAACGGCATTATTATTTAAACGATTCTTGATAGAATCAAGACTCATATAGAAATCAGCCCCCATCTTATCCATCTTATTCACGAAACAGAGGCGAGGCACCTGATATTTATCAGCCTGGCGCCAAACGGTTTCAGACTGCGGCTCTACCCCGGCCTGGCCGTCGAAAACCGCTACCGCACCGTCTAAGACGCGCAAAGAGCGTTCTACTTCAACCGTAAAATCAACGTGTCCGGGGGTGTCGATAATATTAATCTTGTTGTCGCGCCAAAAACAAGTAGTGGCGGCGGAGGTAATCGTGATTCCCCGTTCTTTTTCCTGTTCCATCCAATCCATTTCCGCTGCGCCCTCGTGGACTTCGCCAATCTTATGCTTTTTACCGGTGTAGAATAAGACGCGCTCGGTAAAGGTAGTTTTGCCGGCATCGATGTGAGCCATGATACCGATATTTCTAATTTTATCTAAGGAATAATCTCGGGGCATATTTTATAAAAAATTAAGCTTAAATTAATTAACGAGAAAAATGGGCGAAAGCCTTGTTGGCTTCGGCCATGCGATGGACGGCTTCGCGCTTCTTAACCGCTGCCCCTTCGCCATTAGAGGCGTCTAAGATCTCAGTCGCTAACTTTTCCGCCATAGAGTGCCCTTTGCGTTCTAAAGCGGCCTTGATCATCCAATTACAGCCCAAGAAATAGCGTCTTTCACCTCTAACCTGGAAAGGTACCTGGTAGTTGGCCCCGCCGACGCGCTTGCCGCGTACTTCCACTAAAGGAGAAACTTTCTTCACGGCTTTATTGAAAATATGGCGCGGATCTTGCTTGGTCTTGTCTTTGATAATATTAAAAGCACCATAGACGATCATTTCGGCTCTAGTTTTCTTGCCTCTTTCCATCACATAATTGATGAATTTAGCAATGTTCTTGTCGTTGTATTTTAGGTCGCCCTCGATTTTTCTCTTAGGCGCTGGTTTTCCTCTCATATTTTAGGCACCCTTGATTTATAGCTATCTAAACCAGGGTCTTATTTATGGTTAATTATTATTAAGCTTTTTTAGGTTTCTTGGCCCCATAGCAGCTGCGGCCCTGGCGTCTAGCATCTACACCCTGAGCGTCATATACCCCGCGGACAACTTTGTAGCGGACACCTGGCAGATCCTTGGTTTTACCGCCTTTGATCAAGACGATCGAGTGCTCCTGTAAATTATGGCCCATACCAGGGATATAAGCGGTTACTTCCATGCCGTTAGACAGGCGAACGCGAGCGATCTTGCGTAAAGCGGAGTTCGGCTTCTTCGGAGTGGTGGTAGTAACTTTAAGACATACGCCCTGCTTAAAAGGAGCGCCTTTGGCCGTTACTTTTTTCTTGCGGTGCAAAGAATCAAAACTAGTATGCAAAACCAGGCTTTTCTTAGCCTTTTTAGCGTTTTTGCGACCATGTTTAATCAGCTGATTAATGGTTGGCATAAAAATTTAAAATAAAAATTGCGAATTATAGTTAAATTCGTTTTGGTTTAAATATTAAAACAATCCTGAGCTATCAGGATGTA contains the following coding sequences:
- the rpsG gene encoding 30S ribosomal protein S7, producing MRGKPAPKRKIEGDLKYNDKNIAKFINYVMERGKKTRAEMIVYGAFNIIKDKTKQDPRHIFNKAVKKVSPLVEVRGKRVGGANYQVPFQVRGERRYFLGCNWMIKAALERKGHSMAEKLATEILDASNGEGAAVKKREAVHRMAEANKAFAHFSR
- the rpsL gene encoding 30S ribosomal protein S12, yielding MPTINQLIKHGRKNAKKAKKSLVLHTSFDSLHRKKKVTAKGAPFKQGVCLKVTTTTPKKPNSALRKIARVRLSNGMEVTAYIPGMGHNLQEHSIVLIKGGKTKDLPGVRYKVVRGVYDAQGVDARRQGRSCYGAKKPKKA
- the fusA gene encoding elongation factor G codes for the protein MPRDYSLDKIRNIGIMAHIDAGKTTFTERVLFYTGKKHKIGEVHEGAAEMDWMEQEKERGITITSAATTCFWRDNKINIIDTPGHVDFTVEVERSLRVLDGAVAVFDGQAGVEPQSETVWRQADKYQVPRLCFVNKMDKMGADFYMSLDSIKNRLNNNAVAIQLPIGAESELSGVIDLLTKKAYKFSGNFGEKIEEIAIPEDMVAKVNEYHNIMVEKVAECDEVLTEKYLNGEAISEEEYRAAIRKGVIANQIYPVLCGTALQNIGVQLVLDAVCEFLPSPLDIPEIEATDVRDPEKKYPIKSDDNASFAGLAFKIATDPFVGKLCFVRVYQGVLRAGSYIINSSTGNKERIGRLVRMHANHREEIKEIYAGDIAAIIGLKNTTTGNTLCDESNPLLLESITFPEPVIKIAVEPKTKADQEKMGVALSRLAEEDPTFRVETDEETNQVLISGMGELHLEIIVDRMKREFGVEANVGKPQVSYRETIKTTAQAEHKYAKQSGGRGQYGHCYLRVEPQEQGKGYEFVDEVKGGVIPREFIPAIEKGVKEAIQGGVLAGYPMVDIKVAVFDGSYHEVDSSEIAFKMAAIFAFKDACQKAGAYLLEPVMKVEVTTPEEYMGNIIGDLNAKRGQIDEMTDRSKTKVIKAKVPLAEMFGYSTSLRSMSQGRANYSMEFSHYAEVPRNILESIKEKSGR